taacctaacctaacctaacctaacctaacctaacctaacctaacctaacctaacctaacctaacctaacctaacctaacctaacctaacctaacctaacctaacctaacctaacctaacctaacctaacctaacctaacctaacctaacctaacctaacctaacctaacctaacctaacctaacctaacctaacctaacctaacctaacctaacctaacctaacctaacctaacctaacctaacctaaccctctaacctaacctaacctccctgtataacctaacctaacctaacctaacctaacctaacctaacctaacctaacctaacctaacctaacctaacctaacctaacctaacctaacctaacctaacctaacctaacctaacctaacctaacctttaaccttttttttttttttttttttttttttttgaccctgggaaaaatactttatgtatcgtcctcccgtcgggggacgggagggatatgtgggactctccggtcgaagccggcatacccactaaaaaacccaggagcacacccgcatcgccagttagggggtctgggagaccggctgaacctttactaccagaacccctcggcggagcccacctgtggtggcaggccattacaagcccctccccagcatgggaaaggggcatcgggaacggtcgtgtgccaaccgctcccgtcccgcgagaggtgagtagtgcaatgcaggtgtaggcgcccccgcgcctagcacccgctactcacccccgggagggagaagacggttgtattatcgtcttctcctgccgactcttcttcgtcggagcgctggagcgagagcgtcttcctctcgctcacgctccgccacctccttctgcgatattacgcactcgcagaaagaggcgaccgccgcccatgcctcctcactccccagcatagcgcgaacaatggaagggagcgagaggtctgctccgaccgccgcaaccaaattctgccgcggctcggaccacgatgggcactcctccagagtatgccgcaccgtgtccgctgttgcgccacagtggtggcacgacgggctctcctcccgcccgatgcggtgcaggtatgagccaaagcagccatggcctgtcatcacctgcaccaggcggaaggagaggaaaccaaacggccgctcgagccaagcctggaggactggcccgatggcgtccagcgttcgtctgccaaaggcagcagcggcaaggtcgtccgcccaatggacgactatggcctccttggcctcctgccgcacggcctccctcacctcatgagccgggtgctctccgcgcgccctccgctctgccgtccaatcatagactctggcgagcacccacgcctccagctcccacggaggtgtgcccgccagtgcgcatgccgccgcgaagcccactgtgcggtaggcccgcgccacccgctgagcgatagccctttgaggcacacgaagggcggtggcattctcccttctgtgtagggagtccgcccaaatcggagccccataaagggccatgctcctgagaatgccggcgtacaaacgccggcatcgcgcgctgggcccccccagatttggcataagccacgagagggcattcgctgttcttagaaggcgcttggacagctcggcaaagtgcgggccgaaacgccacctgctatctagaatgaggcccagatattttatctggccctctacggcgaccctggtgccgtccacatagatgtgggcgtcgggaggggggcgctgcctcgggccgtggaagaacacggcctcggttttgtgcagcgccaccgtcagccccaggcggtggatcctgttggcaaccagggagccgcccgctgatgccaggttggccgccgtcgtgaagcccccgcgggcagtgaggagagtgtcatccgcgtaacatatgacactcgtcccgcggaggagcgttccccgcaggagccagtcgaaaccaacgttccataggaggggtcctaacactgacccctgcggaacgccggactccacgacgtagcgccgaacctctccgtctctgtcgacaaggacgacagccctgtctgccaagtaatcggccagtaggctccgaaggtattgaggcaccccgtggaatcggagcgcctcaatgatggttgaatgggggatggagttgaacgcgttggctatatcaaacgacacagccaacagtccatccccttcttccacggcctccttgacctggcccttgagacgggtcagggcatctattgtcgaccgctgggctcgaaaaccgaactgagcgtcggagagatccggtccaacgttggcaagatggcggttgaggcgggcagcgatgatcccctcgaacatttttccgacctcatcgagcagaacgatgggccggtatgccgagggggagtccgccgggcgtccgtctttgcgcagcaggcacaattgcccttccttccagggtttcgggaacctccccgttgcgagacacgcgctgaagaggtcccgaaaccgctcctccatttgggaggcggcaatggccactaccctagcggggataccgtctgggccgggggcagttttctttccccggaggcggactaacgccgtgtgaaactcgccttccgcgacaggagggacctgtacctccgcctccatatcccgagggggttcattgctggaggggtgaaatcggcgttccggcgcgggaacagggacagcaccacctcatccagcaatgaaggctcaagggtctcggtcaccgggggacctgaggggcgcagtttgttacgcgccgccctgtatggtctcccgaatggatcgccgtctagtgtctccagcagctcggctctcgctgcgtctttggcggcgccgatagctgacttgagggccgcctttgccgccttgtacgcttcgtacagacggtcctcgtttgcttcgtctcggtgccgccggcgacgactccgcgtgaactggcgctttgcggccatgcacgctgcccgcagctgcgccagctcctccgaccaccaatacacggcacggtttggaggcggacgacgagtccgaggcatgctggagttacacacttcggtcagagaccctctgagttgtgacgccgcggcgtcaacgtccaggtcaaggacggcagggggcgaaagccagtcctgcaggaacgcggcctcctttgcagcctcccggtccaagcgagtgagagcccaacgcggaaacggggatcggcccgacgatgtggagttcccccgtcggctctgggtggagatttcgaaccgaatatatctgtggtccgacagagtctccaccatgtccacccgccagttctccacacgtgcggccagcactggggaggcaaaggtaacgtccactatggacccaccctgccgccgcacgcatgtttgaacactccccctgttcaagagggagagaccagaggaggctgcccacgcctcaagcgcccgcccacgagcgtcggtggcagagttgccccacgtctctgacttggcgttcaagtcccccagaacggaaacctgtcgaggcgccatcctgccgactacggccgcaagtccctcgaggaaatcctcgaaggcctggagagggcgatttggggagaagtagacccccacaagggccaggtccccccacacggcggccacgtatcccgatcctctctctagaagcgagaggggaggggagtctgtggaagaccgtgccgcaatcgcgactaggccatccctgtcgcccagccaacggtcgggaatccggtagggctcggcaactaccgctacgtccaccaaccaatctgccatggtctgcaccagcaggtcctgggccgctctgcagtggttggtgttggcctgtaggatgagatgattgcgccccattattcaatcatctcatctcccgcgtcagcgaccgtgaccggggtagcggtggcggtagcattggcagcggcaggacgctttggcgcctgcattttgcccttcttggtgggaggagtacacttcctcccagccatgaaatggttcgctgggcgaccactggccgcgcacacagcacagtgcggcgtggtggcgtcacaggacgccgccaagtgccccgacttgccgcaacggtagcaggtgtctgccctctccgcgctggacggacacatgtatcgggtgtggccagtgccgaagcacttgaagcagcgcagaggttgctcctcgagtgctcggaccacagctgagctgaacccgatcagcagccgtcctttggttctgttcaggacggccttggctgcggtgactgggcagtccacacgggtcatgcccaggccgcggcggccagtccagatggtccgaccatgcaccgcctcgacggagcagcctcctgctgctgcaatggccgcaaccacttcgttcatggaaactgaatcatcgagatccacaacctccagtgtcgcggacttgactggtctggcgacctttgccacgtccgcgatgccctctcgcagcttagccgcgaagagatccgcgttttgcgaacccgcggccccggggaactcgaataatcgagcgccggtttgggtacggcgacacttgatggggccgatgcccaattggatggggtcagcgaacccacgagcccgcgtcagcaccgactcgtatgtttcacccctttcggcggcctctggagtgatggtcaccgtcaccgccgccgacctgggagccgctagtttcacacccttgtttaagggagcggcaggagccctattggctgcaggagcagccggggtgattttcgggaccgtcttcttctttttccctcttttcactacctccgtccacgtctcggtgggaggggtggcggaaggttcccccgcgtcgtccTGCTGGCTAAGAggaggagctgcttggacggttccaagctcgacttgtgcatctgcacatgtgctgggcgcaagtggagctgccgcctgggactttttcccttccctttgcccttagagggctttggggcctggggttgcccgctggtggatgggaccgttgccggtgccggcatcgcaactggcgctctgtccgccgcgagtggaggacggatgcgcttttccggcaacagccgatcctctatacctgcaaagcaggctctggtgaaggctctctcctcctgagtgaccttgcggatgatgtcctcaaggtcggaggaggagcctgttgctgctgaggttttgggggcaggagccgtggcttcagccagctttttatgcagctggcttacctcagcctgcaggcgatccacccgcgcctgcagctgccgcgactcgtccgtggccgtgcgctgcaccagttccgcaataatgccgtgcaagctggctgcacggcatttaagggccttttgaaaggttcccttgaggttggaggacttggaggccacctccaaaatctcctccttgtcctccagcgccatttgcgctagctcggccactgagtggtctgcgtacaggacgttggaggccccgtagccggccctggaccgtgcagcaccggttgcgcgctccttggcggcgaccttttcttctaggtccttttgaacctccacccgctttgcttgcgccagagacgccctcagttggcgttgagcctcatcaagtcccacatcgtgggaacttgatttcgccttcacctttttATTCCTACCAAGAACtgattccgaagaatcgtcagattcttgcctcaggtaggcccgctttaggtaccgactggtactggcgaccgcctcggtcacggactcgcagtccgacgagtcgtccgcccgacaaaacaaactagccgcagatggtgcgcggctagtttCCGACGCAGAAatgtcgtcaggttggccctgaaaagggccgttgggttggccctgagaagggccgttgggttcgccctgagaagggcgttttgattggaagcgcccggaggcgtcccgcaaaggcttcgatggcatcgaagaaaagtcttgttcgtactcaaccgcaatgaaggaaagtgtacgaaagcacagcgctcgttagccgccggtctgccactccgttacggtggtcagacacggcgttgcccggggatcactacgtggaagtcagcactgtggggggatcccctccccaacctaacctaacctaacctaacctaacctaacctaacctaacctaacctttttttttttttttttttttttttttttttttgaccctgggaaaaatactttatgtatcgtcctcccgtcgggggacgggagggatatgtgggactctccggtagaagccggcatacccactaaaaaacccaggagcacacccgcatcgccagttagggggtctgggagaccggctgaacctttactaccagaaccccctcggcggagcccacctgtggtggcaggccattacaagcccctccctagcatgggaaaggggcatcgggaacggtcgtgtgccaaccgctcccgtcccgcgagaggtgagtagtgcaatgcaggtgtaggcgcccccgcgcctagcacccgctactcaccccgggagggagaagacggttgtattatcgtcttctcctgccgactcttcttcgtcggagcgctggagcgagagcgtcttcctctcgctcacgctccgccacctccttctgcgatattacgcactcgcagaaagaggcgaccgccgcccatgcctcctcactccccagcatagcgcgaacaatggaagggagcgagaggtctgctccgaccgccgcaaccaaattctgccgcggctcggaccacgatgggcactcctccagagtatgccgcaccgtgtccgctgttgcgccacagtggtggcacgacgggctctcctcccgcccgatgcggtgcaggtatgagccaaaacagccatggcctgtcatcacctgcaccaggcggaaggagaggaaaccaaacggccgctcgagccaagcctggaggactggcccgatggcgtccagcgttcgtctgccaaaggcagcagcggcaaggtcgtccgcccaatggacgacgatggcctccttggcctcctgccgcacggcctccctcacctcatgagccgggtgctctccgcgcgccctccgctctgccgtccaatcatagactctggcgagcacccacgcctccagctcccacggaggtgtgcccgccagtgcgcatgccgccgcgaagcccactgtgcggtaggcccgcgccacccgctgagcgatagccctttggggcacacgaagggcggtggcattctcccttctgtgtagggagtccgcccaaatcggagccccataaagggccatgctcctgagaatgccggcgtacaaacgccggcatcgcgcgctgggccccccagatttggcataagccacgagagggcattcgctgttcttagaaggcgcttggacagctcggcgaagtgcgggccgaaacgccacctgctatctagaatgaggcccagatattttatctggccctctacggcgaccctggtgccgtccacatagatgtgggcgtcgggaggggggcgctgcctcgggccgtggaagaacacggcctcggttttgtgcagcgccaccgtcagccccaggcggtggatcctgttggcaaccagggagccgcccgctgatgccaggttggccgccgtcgtgaagcccccgcgggcagtgaggagagtgtcatccgcgtaacatatgacactcgtcccgcggaggagcgttccccgcaggagccagtcgaaaccaacgttccataggaggggtcctaacactgacccctgcggaacgccggactccacgacgtagcgccgaacctctccgtctctgtcgacaaggacgacagccctgtctgccaagtaatcggccagtaggctccgaaggtattgaggcaccccgtggaatcggagcgcctcaatgatggttgaatgggggatggagttgaacgcgttggctatatcaaacgacacagccaacagtccatccccttcttccacggcctccttgacctggcccttgagacgggtcagggcatctattgtcgaccgctgggctcgaaaaccgaactgagcgtcggagagatccggtccaacgttggcaagatggcggttgaggcgggcagcgatgatcccctcgaacatttttccgacctcatcgagcagaacgatgggccggtatgccgaggggagtccgccgggcgtccgtctttgcgcagcaggcacagttgcccttccttccagggtttcgggaacctccccgttgcgagacacgcgctgaagaggtcccgaaaccgctcctccatttgggaggcggcaatggccactaccctagcggggataccgtctgggccgggggcagttttctttccccggaggcggactaacgccgtgtgaaactcgccttccgcgacaggagggacctgtacctccgcctccatatcccgagggggattcattgctggaggggtgaaatcggcgttccggcgcgggaacagggacagcaccacctcatccagcaatgaaggctcaagggtctcggtcaccgggggacctgaggggcgcagtttgttacgcgccgccctgtatggtctcccgaatggatcgccgtctagtgtctccagcagctcggctctcgctgcgtctttggcggcgccgatagctgacttgagggccgcctttgccgccttgtacgcttcgtacagacggtcctcgtttgcttcgtctcggtgccgccggcgacgactccgcgtgaactggcgctttgcggccatgcacgctgcccgcagctgcgccagctcctccgaccaccaatacacggcacggtttggaggcggacgacgagtccgaggcatgctggagttacacacttcggtcagagaccctctgagttgtgacgccgcggcgtcaacgtccaggtcaaggacggcagggggcgaaagccagtcctgcaggaacgcggcctcttttgcagcctcccggtccaagcgagtgagagcccaacgcggaaacggggatcggcccgacgatgtggagttcccccgtcggctctgggtggagatttcgaatcgaatatatctgtggtccgacagagtctccaccatgtccacccgccagttctccacacgtgcggccagcactggggaggcaaaggtaacgtccactatggacccaccctgccgccgcacgcatgtttgaacactccccctgttcaagagggagagaccagaggaggctgcccacgcctcaagcgcccgcccacgagcgtcggtggcagagttgccccacgtctctgacttggcgttcaagtcccccagaacggaaacctgtcgaggcgccatcctgccgactacggccgcaagtccctcgaggaaatcctcgaaggcctggagagggcggtttggggagaagtagacccccacaagggccaggtccccccacacggcggccacgtatcccgatcctctctctagaagcgagaggggaggggagtctgtggaagaccgtgccgcaatcgcgactaggccatccctgtcgcccagccaacggtcgggaatccggtagggctcggcaactaccgctacgtccaccaaccaatctgccatggtctgcaccagcaggtcctgggccgctctgcagtggttggtgttggcctgtaggatgagatgattgcgccccattattcaatcatctcatctcccgcgtcagcgaccgtgaccggggtagcggtggcggtagcattggcagcggcaggacgctttggcgcctgcattttgcccttcttggtgggaggagtacacttcctcccagccatgaaatggttcgctgggcgaccactggcagcgcacacagcacagtgcggcgtggtggcgtcacaggacgccgccaagtgccccgacttgccgcaacggtagcaggtgtctgccctctccgcgctggacggacacatgtatcgggtgtggccagtgccgaagcacttgaagcagcgcagaggttgctcctcaagtgctcggaccacagctgagctgaacccgatcagcagccgtcctttggttctgttcaggacggccttggctgcggtgactgggcagtccacacgggtcatgcccaggccgcggcggccagtccagatgggccgaccatgcaccgcctcgacggagcagcctcctgctgctgcaatggccgcaaccacttcgttcacggaaactgaatcatcgagatccacaacctccagtgtcgcggacttgactggtctggcgacctttgccacgtccgcgatgccctctcgcagcttagccgcgaagagatccgcgttttgcgaacccgcggccccggggaactcgaataatcgagcgccggtttgggtacggcgacacttgatggggccgatgcccaattggatggggtcagcgaacccacgagcccgcgtcagcaccgactcgtatgtttcacccctttcggcggcctctggagtgatggtcaccgtcaccgccgccgacctgggagccgctagtttcacacccttgtttaagggagcggcaggagccctatttgctgcaggagcagccggggtgattttcgggaccgtcttcttctttttccctcttttcactacctccgtccacgtctcggtgggaggggtggcggaaggttcccccgcgtcgtccTGCTGGCTAAGAggaggagctgcttggacggttccaagctcgacttgtgcatctgcacatgtgctgggcgcaagtggagctgccgcctgggacttttttcccttccctttgcccttagagggctttggggcctggggttgcccgctggtggatgggaccgttgccggtgccggcatcgcaactggcgctctgtccgccgcgagtggaggacggatgcgcttttccggcaacagccgatcctctatacctgcaaggcaggctctggtgaaggctctctcctcctgagtgaccttgcggatgatgtcctcaaggtcggaggaggagcctgttgctgctgaggttttgggggcaggagccgtggcttcagccagctttttatgcagctggcttacctcagcctgcaggcgatccacccgcgcctgcagctgccgcgactcgtccgtggccgtgcgctgcaccagttccgcaataatgccgtgcaagctggctgcacggcatttaagggccttttgaaaggttcccttgaggttggaggacttggaggccacctccaaaatctcctccttgtcctccagcgccatttgcgctagctcggccactgagtggtctgcgtacaggacgttggaggccccgtagccggccctggaccgtgcggcaccggttgcgcgctccttggcggcgaccttttcttctaggtccttttgaacctccacccgctttgcttgcgccagagacgccctcagttggcgttgagcctcatcaagtcccacatcgtgggaacttgatttcgccttcacctttttATTCCTACCAAGAACtgattccgaagaatcgtcagattcttgcctcaggtaggcccgctttaggtaccgactggtactggcgaccggctcggtcacggactcgcagtccgacgagtcgtccgcccgacaaaacaaactagccgcagatggtgcgcggctagtttCCGACGCAGAGatgtcgtcaggttggccctgaaaagggccgttgggttggccctgagaagggccgttgggttcgccctgagaagggcgttttgattggaagcgcccggaggcgtcccgcgaaggcttcgatggcatcgaagaaaagtcttgttcgtactcaaccgcaatgaaggaaagtgtacgaaagcacagcgctcgttagccgccggtctgccactccgttacggtggtcagacacggcgttgcccgggatcactacgtggaagtcagcactgtggggggatccccaacctaacctaacctaacctaacctaacctaacctaacctaacctaaccttttttttttttttttttttttttgaccctgggaaaaatactttatgtatcgtcctcccgtcgggggacgggagggatatgtgggactctccggtagaagccggcatacccactaaaaaacccaggagcacacccgcatcgccagttagggggtctgggagaccggctgaacctttactaccagaaccccctcggcggagcccacctgtggtggcaggccattacaagcccctccctagcatgggaaaggggcatcgggaacggtcgtgtgccaaccgctcccgtcccgcgagaggtgagtagtgcaatgcaggtgtaggcgcccccgcgcctagcacccgctactcacccccgggagggagaagacggttgtattatcgtcttctcctgccgactcttcttcgtcggagcgctggagcgagggcgtcctcctctcgctcacgttccgccgcctctttctgcgatattacgcactcgcagaaagaggcgaccgccgcccatgcctcctcactccccagcatagcgcgaacaatggaagggagcgagaggtctgctccgaccgccgcaaccagaTCTTGgcgcggctcggaccacgatggacACTCTTCCACAGtgtgccgcaccgtgtccgctatcgcaccgcagtggtggcacgacgggctctcctcccgcccgatgcggtgcaggtatgagccaaaacagccatggcctgtcatcacctgcaccaggcggaaggagaggaaaccaaacggccgctcgagccaagcctggaggactggcccgatggcgtccagcgttcgtctgccaaaggcagcagcggcaaggtcgtccgcccagtggacgacgatggcctccttggcctcctgccgcacggcctccctcacctcatgagccgggtgctctccgcgcgccctccgctctgccgtccaatcatagactctggcgagcacccacgcctccagctcccacggaggtgtgcccgccagtgcgcatgccgccgcgaagcccactgtgcggtaggcccgcgccacccgctgagcgatagccctttggggcacacgaagggcggtggcattctcccttctgtgtagggagtccgcccaaatcggagccccataaagggccatgctcctgagaatgccggcgtacaaacgccggcatcgcgcgctgggccccccagatttggcataagccacgagagggcattcgctgttcttagaaggcgcttggacagctcggcaaagtgcgggccgaaacgccacctgctatctagaatgaggcccagatattttatctggccctctacggcgaccctggtgccgtccacatagatgtgggcgtcgggaggggggcgctgcctcgggccgtggaagaa
The genomic region above belongs to Spodoptera frugiperda isolate SF20-4 chromosome 12, AGI-APGP_CSIRO_Sfru_2.0, whole genome shotgun sequence and contains:
- the LOC126911270 gene encoding uncharacterized protein LOC126911270 — translated: NKKVKAKSSSHDVGLDEAQRQLRASLAQAKRVEVQKDLEEKVAAKERATGAARSRAGYGASNVLYADHSVAELAQMALEDKEEILEVASKSSNLKGTFQKALKCRAASLHGIIAELVQRTATDESRQLQARVDRLQAEVSQLHKKLAEATAPAPKTSAATGSSSDLEDIIRKVTQEERAFTRACLAGIEDRLLPEKRIRPPLAADRAPVAMPAPATVPSTSGQPQAPKPSKGKGKGKKSQAAAPLAPSTCADAQVELGTVQAAPPLSQQDDAGEPSATPPTETWTEVVKRGKKKKTVPKITPAAPAANRAPAAPLNKGVKLAAPRSAAVTVTITPEAAERGETYESVLTRARGFADPIQLGIGPIKCRRTQTGARLFEFPGAAGSQNADLFAAKLREGIADVAKVARPVKSATLEVVDLDDSVSMNEVVAAIAAAGGCSVEAVHGRTIWTGRRGLGMTRVDCPVTAAKAVLNRTKGRLLIGFSSAVVRALEEQPLRCFKCFGTGHTRYMCPSSAERADTCYRCGKSGHLAASCDATTPHCAVCAASGRPANHFMAGRKCTPPTKKGKMQAPKRPAAANATATATPVTVADAGDEMIE